The Gemmatimonadota bacterium genome includes a window with the following:
- a CDS encoding DUF521 domain-containing protein, which yields MTLELSPRDQALLAGDHGPGARLAMSILVRMAGVTGVERLMDITGAHIDSSLYIGDATLAFAERLASLGAKVAVPSSLNVSGVDEHGWKDWPVPPAWAASAHRQMVAYQTMGCTPTWTCAPYQTKARPVFGQQIAWGESNAICFANSVIGARTERYPDLLDICAAITGRVPEAGLHLDANRGGQDLFRLLDIPESIQRDDAFYPVLGHLIGKITRERIPVIEGLTVVPAEDQLKALCAATASSGAVALLHIIGVTPEAPTKEAGFRGASPERTFDVTMDGLRAARAELTTSAGAALDMVVLGSPHFSVAEFRQLAPLLVGRRRHANVEFLVTSSRIMSLLAQDAGLLEPLEAFGGKVTVDTCVLTTPMLRPEIKTLMTNSAKYAYYSPGLLRTAVVFGSLADCVESAIQGRVVRDESLWAA from the coding sequence ATGACCTTGGAGTTGTCGCCCCGGGACCAGGCGCTGCTCGCGGGCGATCACGGACCCGGCGCCCGGCTCGCGATGTCGATTCTGGTCCGGATGGCTGGGGTAACCGGGGTGGAACGGCTGATGGACATCACCGGCGCCCATATCGACAGCAGCCTCTACATCGGCGATGCCACGCTCGCGTTCGCCGAGCGACTGGCATCGTTAGGCGCCAAAGTGGCGGTGCCGTCGTCGCTCAACGTGAGCGGGGTCGATGAGCACGGCTGGAAGGACTGGCCGGTGCCGCCGGCGTGGGCCGCGAGTGCCCACCGCCAGATGGTGGCCTACCAGACCATGGGGTGCACACCGACGTGGACCTGCGCCCCATATCAAACCAAAGCCAGGCCGGTGTTCGGGCAGCAGATTGCCTGGGGCGAGTCGAATGCGATCTGCTTCGCGAACTCGGTCATCGGAGCCAGGACGGAGCGCTATCCCGACCTGCTCGATATCTGCGCCGCCATCACTGGGCGGGTCCCGGAGGCCGGCCTCCACCTCGACGCCAACCGCGGCGGCCAGGACCTGTTCCGGCTGCTCGATATTCCCGAGTCGATCCAACGGGACGACGCCTTCTATCCGGTCTTGGGCCACTTGATCGGCAAGATCACCCGGGAGCGGATTCCGGTGATCGAGGGGTTGACGGTGGTGCCGGCCGAGGACCAGCTCAAGGCCCTGTGTGCGGCCACTGCGTCGTCAGGGGCGGTGGCGCTCCTTCACATCATCGGGGTAACCCCCGAGGCGCCGACCAAAGAGGCCGGGTTCCGGGGAGCGAGCCCCGAGCGGACCTTCGATGTGACGATGGATGGGCTCCGGGCGGCGCGGGCCGAGTTGACCACCTCGGCGGGCGCGGCGCTCGACATGGTGGTGCTCGGGAGCCCGCACTTTTCGGTGGCCGAGTTTCGGCAACTGGCGCCGCTGCTCGTGGGCCGGCGGCGGCACGCCAATGTCGAGTTTCTGGTGACCTCGAGCCGGATCATGTCGCTCCTGGCCCAAGATGCCGGTCTGCTCGAACCGCTCGAGGCGTTCGGCGGCAAGGTCACGGTCGACACCTGTGTCTTGACCACACCGATGCTTCGTCCCGAGATCAAGACCTTGATGACCAATTCCGCTAAGTACGCCTACTACTCGCCTGGGCTGCTCCGGACCGCGGTGGTGTTTGGGAGCTTGGCCGATTGCGTCGAATCGGCGATCCAGGGCCGGGTGGTCCGAGACGAGTCGTTATGGGCCGCGTAA
- a CDS encoding DUF126 domain-containing protein, protein MGRVIQGEVIVAGAGSGPLLVTDQALSFWGGYDQLTGEIIDRRHPLSGRIATGSVLALPASRGSSTTSAVFLEAAKAGTAPAAIITIGPDRFLALASIVADEVFGKGIPMVAVSAADFGLLVTGTIAVVSPDGRIELGSTCKVPSDETLLALGDGHRAGRRRL, encoded by the coding sequence ATGGGCCGCGTAATCCAGGGCGAGGTCATCGTGGCGGGTGCCGGATCGGGCCCGTTGTTGGTAACCGACCAGGCGCTCAGCTTCTGGGGCGGCTACGATCAGCTCACCGGCGAGATCATCGACCGGCGTCATCCGTTGTCCGGCCGGATCGCGACGGGTTCGGTACTTGCGCTCCCCGCGTCCCGCGGCTCGAGCACGACCTCGGCGGTATTTCTCGAAGCGGCCAAGGCGGGCACGGCACCGGCGGCCATCATCACGATCGGGCCGGATCGGTTTTTGGCCTTGGCTTCGATCGTCGCCGATGAAGTGTTCGGGAAGGGCATTCCGATGGTGGCCGTGTCGGCCGCCGACTTCGGCTTGCTGGTGACCGGGACGATCGCGGTTGTGTCTCCCGATGGCCGGATCGAGTTGGGTTCAACCTGCAAGGTTCCGAGTGATGAAACGCTTCTGGCTCTGGGTGACGGCCATCGCGCTGGTCGCCGCCGGCTGTAG
- a CDS encoding 2-oxo acid dehydrogenase subunit E2 — protein sequence MTALTDILLPPDQTEGTTNTVGKWFKSVGDAVSANDPLLEITTDKVTVEIAAPHDGVLAEILKPEGEAVEPGEPVGRLRARHSALGARHSEAAAPAPPPPSAETRGLSAEDLSPAVRRLLKERGIDPGTITGTGRGGRITVEDVEAVGPATVAASGSRMVPHSAMRKSIAAHLSQSMAAAPHVTTIFEADLSAVLAHRAATDKAATFTAYFVQATVAALRAVPEVNSRWHDQALELFEDCNIGIGTALKDGGLIVPVIQRAETLNLVETAGRLADLTARARSGGLTPKDVQGGTFTISNHGVSGSLVATPIIINRPQSAILGIGKIEKRAVVVEGDRIVAKPKIYVTLTIDHRVLDGFQANAFLTKWVETIESSW from the coding sequence ATGACTGCCCTGACCGATATCCTGCTCCCGCCCGACCAGACCGAAGGCACCACCAACACCGTCGGCAAATGGTTCAAATCCGTCGGCGACGCCGTCTCCGCCAATGACCCCCTCCTCGAGATCACCACCGACAAAGTGACCGTCGAAATCGCCGCCCCGCACGACGGCGTCCTGGCCGAAATCCTGAAACCCGAAGGCGAAGCGGTCGAGCCCGGAGAACCAGTGGGACGGCTGAGGGCCCGGCACTCGGCGCTCGGCGCTCGGCACTCGGAAGCGGCCGCGCCCGCGCCCCCTCCGCCGAGCGCCGAGACCCGAGGGCTGAGTGCCGAGGATCTGAGCCCGGCGGTAAGGCGGCTCCTCAAGGAACGGGGAATTGATCCGGGGACCATCACGGGGACTGGGCGCGGGGGACGGATTACGGTCGAGGATGTGGAGGCGGTGGGGCCGGCGACGGTGGCGGCTTCCGGCAGCCGGATGGTGCCGCACTCGGCCATGCGGAAGAGCATTGCGGCGCATCTCAGCCAGAGCATGGCGGCGGCGCCGCACGTCACCACGATCTTCGAGGCCGACTTGAGCGCGGTGTTGGCGCATCGGGCGGCTACCGACAAGGCGGCCACGTTCACGGCGTACTTCGTTCAGGCCACGGTGGCAGCGCTCCGAGCCGTGCCCGAGGTCAATAGCCGATGGCATGATCAGGCGCTCGAGCTGTTCGAGGACTGCAACATCGGGATCGGAACGGCGCTCAAGGACGGCGGGTTGATCGTGCCGGTCATCCAGCGGGCGGAGACCCTCAACCTGGTCGAGACGGCCGGGCGGCTGGCCGACCTGACCGCCCGGGCGCGCTCGGGGGGCCTAACGCCGAAGGACGTCCAAGGCGGCACCTTCACGATTTCGAATCATGGGGTGAGCGGGAGCCTGGTGGCCACACCGATCATCATCAACCGGCCCCAGTCGGCCATTCTGGGCATCGGCAAGATCGAGAAGCGGGCCGTGGTCGTCGAGGGCGACCGGATCGTGGCCAAACCGAAGATTTACGTGACGCTGACCATTGACCATCGGGTCTTAGACGGGTTTCAGGCCAACGCGTTCCTCACGAAGTGGGTCGAGACGATCGAATCCAGTTGGTGA
- a CDS encoding pyridoxal phosphate-dependent aminotransferase, translating to MKYSDLTKRIAGEGSDAWQVHDDAVERMGRGEDIILLSIGDPDFETPAAIRQAANAALAGGRTHYSPIGGEPALRRAIAAESSRTLGATIDPGQVTVFPGAQAALFGVAQCLFNPGDEVLVAEPTYVTYEAVLGTPGARMVQVPLRPDDNFELNPDALARAVTPKTRGIILNFPHNPTGACLTASQALAVAELCRKHDLWFVSDEVYSALYYTGKHHESPLNLPGMLERGILISSLSKSHAMTGWRCGWAVTPPALAGHLSNLARAMYFGVAQFIQDAAAVAITTGGAELETIRSSYERRARVMIDGLSGLEGIKVRMPDAGMYLFADIRGTGLDGKQFARGLLDATGVSVTPGEGFGPSGAGHVRITLGTGDGHLREACARIVRFATAIAPRKFDLLAKS from the coding sequence ATGAAGTATTCGGATTTGACGAAGCGGATCGCGGGGGAAGGGTCCGATGCGTGGCAGGTGCATGATGATGCGGTCGAGCGGATGGGGCGGGGCGAGGACATCATCCTGCTGTCGATTGGCGACCCTGATTTTGAGACGCCGGCGGCGATTCGGCAGGCGGCCAATGCGGCCCTGGCCGGCGGTCGGACCCATTACAGCCCGATCGGCGGGGAGCCTGCGCTTCGCCGGGCCATTGCGGCCGAGAGCAGCCGGACCCTTGGGGCGACCATCGACCCGGGACAGGTGACCGTGTTCCCCGGCGCCCAAGCGGCCTTGTTCGGGGTGGCTCAGTGTCTTTTCAACCCAGGCGACGAAGTCCTCGTCGCCGAGCCGACGTACGTGACCTACGAGGCCGTCCTCGGAACCCCCGGTGCCCGAATGGTCCAGGTGCCGCTTCGGCCGGATGACAACTTTGAGCTCAACCCCGACGCGTTGGCCCGGGCCGTCACGCCGAAAACCCGGGGCATCATCCTCAATTTCCCGCACAACCCGACCGGCGCCTGCCTAACGGCCAGCCAGGCCCTGGCGGTGGCGGAGCTCTGCCGGAAGCACGACCTCTGGTTCGTGTCGGACGAGGTCTACAGCGCGCTCTACTACACCGGCAAGCATCACGAGAGCCCGCTCAACCTGCCTGGGATGCTGGAACGGGGCATTCTGATTTCGAGCCTGTCGAAATCCCACGCGATGACCGGCTGGCGCTGCGGATGGGCGGTCACCCCGCCGGCCTTGGCCGGGCATCTCTCCAATCTGGCGCGGGCGATGTATTTCGGGGTGGCCCAATTCATCCAGGACGCGGCGGCGGTGGCCATCACGACCGGCGGCGCCGAACTGGAAACCATCCGCTCGTCCTACGAACGGCGGGCCCGGGTGATGATCGATGGGTTGTCGGGACTGGAAGGAATCAAGGTCCGGATGCCGGACGCGGGGATGTACCTCTTCGCCGACATTCGCGGCACGGGGCTCGACGGCAAACAGTTCGCCCGCGGCCTGCTCGACGCAACGGGCGTTTCAGTCACCCCCGGCGAAGGCTTCGGCCCAAGCGGGGCGGGCCACGTCCGCATTACTCTCGGAACCGGGGACGGGCATCTACGCGAGGCGTGCGCGCGGATCGTGAGGTTCGCAACGGCGATCGCTCCCAGGAAATTCGATTTGCTCGCCAAGTCATAA
- a CDS encoding serine hydrolase, translating to MVRRAGSLWLVASVVVVSAGAAQRKPLPKVLDQAFDAAIDSVLKAWKVPGLGIGVVKGNRIVLLKGYGFKNLEAKIPVTPTTKFAIGSVTKSFAVTALAAQAAAGLFDWDAPVRRYLPDFQMFDAAVSERMTPRDLVVHRSGLPRHDVMWGGGTFTRDDLYQRLRYLEPTRDFRSVWQYQNLMYMTAGYLSGKLDQLPWETVVKNRVFEPLGMATADASVNDLQRSADYAFGYARLPSDSVVRISYRNLDAIGPAGSINANITEMLKYVTMHLDQGRFEGREIIPAAQARQMQAPQMVIPVPSTPGPGGLDLGHESYGMGFFVNTYRGHKLVHHGGNIDGFSAEVNFLPNDSIGVVVLTNLNGTPTRDFIPYMIYDRLLGLEPINWSGRFKAQADRAKARADSVRAKDVASRVSGTSPSHPLADYAGTYTHPGYGDMTVTLVDGKLKLAYSSFNLGMEHWHYDVFEAEPRSAANPLRWRVQFHMDATGAITSLSLPIEPALKPAFFARRSER from the coding sequence ATGGTACGTCGTGCTGGATCGTTGTGGTTAGTAGCCTCGGTTGTCGTCGTTTCAGCGGGAGCGGCGCAGCGGAAACCGCTGCCCAAGGTGCTCGATCAAGCCTTTGACGCGGCCATCGACTCGGTCCTCAAGGCCTGGAAAGTGCCCGGGCTCGGCATTGGCGTGGTCAAGGGCAACCGGATCGTCCTCCTCAAGGGTTACGGGTTCAAGAACCTCGAGGCGAAGATCCCGGTGACCCCGACCACGAAGTTCGCGATCGGCTCGGTCACGAAGTCGTTCGCGGTGACCGCGCTCGCCGCCCAGGCCGCGGCCGGCTTGTTCGACTGGGATGCCCCGGTCCGCCGCTACCTGCCCGACTTCCAGATGTTCGACGCCGCCGTGAGCGAGCGGATGACCCCCCGCGACTTGGTCGTCCACCGGTCGGGGCTCCCCCGTCACGACGTCATGTGGGGCGGCGGCACCTTTACCCGCGACGACCTCTACCAGCGGCTCCGCTACCTCGAGCCGACCCGTGACTTCCGGAGTGTCTGGCAGTACCAGAACCTGATGTACATGACCGCCGGATATCTCTCTGGAAAGCTCGACCAACTCCCCTGGGAAACCGTCGTCAAGAACCGGGTGTTCGAGCCCTTGGGGATGGCCACCGCCGACGCCTCCGTCAATGACCTTCAGCGGTCGGCGGATTACGCCTTTGGCTACGCCCGGCTTCCGAGCGATTCCGTCGTCAGGATCTCGTACCGGAACCTCGACGCCATCGGGCCGGCCGGCTCGATCAACGCCAACATTACGGAAATGCTCAAGTACGTCACCATGCACCTGGACCAGGGCCGGTTCGAGGGGCGGGAGATCATTCCGGCGGCCCAGGCCCGCCAAATGCAGGCACCCCAGATGGTCATCCCGGTTCCATCCACCCCGGGGCCGGGCGGCCTCGACCTGGGCCATGAGTCCTACGGGATGGGCTTCTTCGTCAATACCTACCGGGGACACAAGCTGGTCCATCACGGCGGCAACATCGACGGATTCTCGGCGGAAGTGAATTTTCTTCCCAACGATTCGATCGGGGTCGTGGTCCTGACCAACCTGAACGGGACCCCGACCCGTGATTTCATTCCCTACATGATCTACGACCGGCTCCTCGGTCTCGAGCCGATCAACTGGAGCGGGCGTTTCAAGGCCCAGGCCGACCGCGCCAAGGCCCGAGCCGATTCGGTTCGCGCCAAGGACGTGGCCAGCCGCGTGAGCGGCACCTCGCCCTCGCACCCTTTGGCCGACTATGCCGGCACTTACACCCATCCCGGGTACGGCGACATGACGGTCACCCTGGTCGACGGCAAGCTCAAGTTGGCCTATTCGAGTTTCAACCTCGGCATGGAGCACTGGCATTACGACGTATTTGAGGCCGAACCCAGGAGCGCGGCCAATCCGCTTCGGTGGCGGGTCCAGTTCCACATGGACGCCACCGGCGCGATCACCAGTCTTTCGTTGCCGATCGAACCGGCGTTGAAGCCCGCGTTTTTTGCCCGGCGCTCGGAGCGTTGA
- a CDS encoding alpha/beta hydrolase, with protein sequence MSRPLVELGGAGPLLHLAPANSFPLGVYRPLLEPWLARFRVVGIPPRGLWPNAGPAPEGPGSWESVGEELAAGIVEHDLRDVIAVGHSFGAVASLVAAARRPGRFSGLVLLDPTLLLPAHVDSIYHPDEEGVPRHMLATRARFRRAEFASEQEAFDYWRPRPLFRDWPDASLWHYVRGGLRPADDGAGLTLVWQPDWEAHYYEGLYRDAWREIGRLEPSLPVLLIRGGTTDTFTPAAAERFHEIRPSATIMDLPGFGHLFPLTAPARTAELITNWIRSSRPTS encoded by the coding sequence ATGTCACGACCGCTCGTCGAACTCGGTGGGGCCGGCCCGCTCCTCCACCTTGCTCCCGCCAACAGCTTCCCGCTCGGTGTCTATCGGCCCCTGCTCGAACCGTGGCTCGCTCGATTCCGGGTCGTCGGCATCCCGCCTCGCGGGTTGTGGCCCAATGCCGGCCCCGCCCCCGAAGGGCCAGGGAGTTGGGAGTCCGTGGGCGAAGAACTCGCGGCCGGTATCGTGGAACACGATCTTCGGGATGTCATCGCGGTGGGCCATTCGTTCGGGGCGGTGGCCTCGCTGGTGGCCGCCGCTCGACGGCCAGGCCGGTTCAGCGGGCTCGTACTGCTTGACCCGACGTTACTGCTCCCGGCCCACGTCGACTCGATCTATCATCCCGACGAAGAAGGGGTGCCACGGCATATGCTTGCCACCCGGGCCCGATTTCGGCGGGCGGAGTTTGCCTCGGAGCAGGAGGCATTCGACTACTGGCGGCCGCGGCCCCTGTTCCGGGATTGGCCGGATGCGTCACTCTGGCACTACGTCCGCGGGGGACTCCGGCCCGCGGACGACGGGGCCGGGCTCACACTAGTATGGCAGCCGGATTGGGAAGCCCACTACTACGAAGGGCTCTATCGGGATGCTTGGCGCGAAATCGGCCGGCTCGAGCCGTCGCTCCCGGTGCTGCTGATTCGGGGTGGGACCACCGATACGTTCACGCCCGCCGCCGCCGAGCGGTTCCACGAGATCCGTCCCTCCGCCACCATCATGGACCTCCCGGGTTTCGGCCACCTGTTTCCCCTGACGGCTCCGGCCCGGACGGCCGAACTGATCACCAACTGGATTCGATCGTCTCGACCCACTTCGTGA
- a CDS encoding TonB-dependent receptor has protein sequence MSLPPRWATPPARWVAWLFHVRDPTVFYLIPLLLLQDTLPLAKRRDTLETVVVRATRAGSAPPTSQTTLDRATIERSYAGQDAPLALQGLTGVTVTSDAGGFSGYSAIRLRGIDQTRLTISLDGVPLNDPEDQVLYFSNVPDFMNSIQSVRIQRGVGSSGFGTASYAGSLNFESIPIAATRPFGELQLTSGSWGTKRVSAEGATGFRRGFAAYGRLSGQETDGYREHSGNRARSGFLSAGWFGTRDALKFTGFAGRSRTQLAYYAPSEAELAVNPRVNPMSPDERDDFHQEMASVQYTRELARSATVTTTAYRNSAAGNYDVVVGSDLWNFNLGHVWYGLLSTVAWKTREVAFSAGVHASRYQRDHFLFVRPDLVRRAYDNTGFKQDQSAFLKATWTRGAWDWHGDLQIRRAAFRYRPTPGSTFGEPMIDWVFVSPKLGVTWRARPDLSVYASMGRTGREPTRSDLFAGADDLDAGAAAELLPLDQVRPESVTDIEAGLRWAPGAFALNANLFVMRFRNEIAPIGAISITGSQLRRNVDRSSRVGLELEGEWRLRPALTITGNAMWMRARIAAYTDAATGVTYRHVPPLLSPAVLANLHGVWRVRDRIAVTARVRHSGRAFLANDGNPALTAPAFTLFEGGGSVALGRYSIRVQAENLFNGRAYASGYTDGSTRYFFPVAPRTIVGSLVLTF, from the coding sequence GTGTCGTTGCCGCCGCGTTGGGCCACGCCACCCGCTCGCTGGGTTGCGTGGCTTTTTCACGTGAGGGATCCGACTGTGTTCTACCTGATTCCACTCTTGCTACTGCAAGACACCCTGCCCCTCGCCAAGCGCCGCGATACCTTGGAGACGGTGGTCGTGCGGGCCACCCGCGCCGGGAGTGCCCCGCCGACGTCGCAGACCACCCTCGACCGCGCCACCATCGAGCGAAGCTACGCCGGCCAAGATGCACCGCTGGCGCTCCAAGGCCTCACGGGTGTTACGGTCACCTCCGACGCCGGCGGTTTTTCCGGCTACAGTGCGATCCGGCTCCGGGGCATCGATCAGACCCGGTTGACGATTTCGCTCGATGGGGTCCCGCTCAACGACCCCGAGGACCAAGTCCTCTATTTCTCGAACGTGCCCGACTTCATGAACTCGATCCAGTCGGTCCGGATTCAGCGCGGCGTCGGCTCGAGCGGTTTCGGGACGGCGTCGTACGCGGGGTCGCTCAACTTCGAATCGATTCCGATCGCGGCCACTCGCCCGTTCGGCGAACTCCAGCTGACTTCCGGCTCCTGGGGCACCAAGCGCGTCAGCGCCGAGGGGGCCACCGGATTCCGCCGGGGCTTTGCCGCCTATGGCCGGCTCTCGGGACAGGAAACCGACGGGTACCGCGAGCACTCCGGCAACCGCGCCCGGTCGGGGTTCCTGAGCGCCGGCTGGTTCGGAACTCGCGACGCGCTCAAGTTCACCGGCTTTGCGGGACGTTCGCGAACCCAACTCGCCTACTATGCGCCGTCCGAGGCCGAGCTCGCGGTCAATCCGCGGGTCAACCCGATGTCGCCGGATGAGAGGGACGACTTCCATCAGGAGATGGCGAGCGTCCAGTACACCCGGGAGCTGGCCCGGTCGGCAACGGTGACCACGACCGCGTATCGGAACAGCGCCGCCGGGAACTACGACGTGGTTGTTGGCTCCGATCTCTGGAATTTCAATCTCGGCCATGTCTGGTACGGCCTGTTGTCGACCGTGGCGTGGAAGACCCGCGAGGTAGCCTTTTCGGCCGGCGTCCACGCGAGCCGCTACCAACGCGATCATTTCTTGTTCGTACGCCCCGATCTGGTCAGGCGCGCCTATGACAACACCGGATTCAAGCAGGACCAAAGCGCCTTCCTCAAGGCAACCTGGACTCGGGGCGCCTGGGACTGGCACGGTGACCTTCAAATCCGCCGGGCCGCGTTTCGGTACCGGCCGACGCCGGGGTCGACCTTCGGCGAGCCCATGATCGATTGGGTCTTCGTCAGTCCCAAGCTTGGCGTCACCTGGCGGGCCCGGCCCGACCTGTCGGTGTATGCCTCGATGGGAAGGACCGGACGGGAGCCGACCCGGAGCGACCTCTTTGCCGGCGCAGACGACCTCGACGCCGGGGCCGCGGCCGAGCTGTTACCGCTCGATCAGGTGCGGCCCGAGTCGGTCACCGACATCGAGGCCGGCCTCCGATGGGCTCCGGGGGCCTTTGCCTTGAACGCCAATCTGTTTGTGATGCGGTTCCGGAATGAGATCGCCCCGATCGGCGCGATCTCGATTACCGGGAGTCAACTCAGGCGGAACGTGGACCGGAGCAGCCGGGTCGGTCTCGAACTCGAAGGCGAGTGGCGGCTCCGGCCGGCCCTGACGATCACCGGGAACGCGATGTGGATGCGAGCCCGGATCGCCGCGTACACCGACGCGGCGACCGGGGTGACCTACCGCCACGTCCCGCCCCTGCTTTCACCAGCGGTGCTCGCGAATCTCCACGGCGTTTGGCGAGTTCGCGACCGCATCGCGGTGACGGCTCGCGTCCGGCACTCGGGGCGGGCATTCCTCGCCAACGACGGCAATCCGGCCCTCACGGCCCCGGCCTTCACCCTGTTCGAAGGAGGTGGGTCCGTGGCCTTGGGCCGGTACTCGATCAGGGTCCAGGCCGAGAATCTGTTCAATGGACGAGCCTACGCCAGTGGCTACACCGACGGGTCCACGCGATATTTCTTCCCGGTGGCCCCACGGACCATCGTGGGGTCCCTGGTCCTGACATTCTAG
- a CDS encoding TonB-dependent receptor, giving the protein MRLSSAVSVATALFAATAAAQQQRDSTAHRGRQLPTVEVIGAPAALVGIPGSGTLVSAGLLKAINPRDAGQALRVVPGLLVRDEEGLGLRPNIGIRGLNPTRSAKVLLLEDGIPFTIAPYGDNATYYHPPIERFDRIEVLKGSGQIRYGPQTIGGVINYLTPALSREWKGLITTTIGNREYLNLAGRAQGRVGAAAVALHGLRKSGAGSGDNIGSRLTDLSAKVALPLGANQSLTWRADYYAERSQVTYSGLTEAEFAANPRQNPFGNDSMFLDRWATDLTHRLAIGDRISLSTTAYAYLVSRDWWRQSSNSGQRPNDAADPRCGGLANLSTTCGNEGRLRDYHVGAVEPRLKAQYHLGPIPVVAELGVRLHAEQQIRRQVNGGSPNARQPGPAGDPNAGLKEDNLRSNLALSAYLQHQFQFGRVGLTPGLRFEQVRFRRANRLVGPALADTAIGKTSLTTTIPGIGVTWLPDDRLTLFAGVHRGFSPPRTEDILDNSGQTVDIDTESSWNYELGVRARLGEAGAFEATYFRMDFSNQVVPSSVAGGAGAALTSAGATRHAGLEFAVNVNLSPIARTRTPIDLGATYTYLATARYHGPRFVFVGNTASDGIGRVFVGQNAAQTRDRVPVTGNRLPYAATHLASAWGSIEPRGGTRVRGDVIITSAMFADPLNTTVLSPDGQQGPLARSTIWNLGLWQEIPAIGVELSVAIKNLFDRLYVVDRSRGLLPGPARTVTLGVSRAF; this is encoded by the coding sequence ATGAGACTTTCCTCCGCTGTCAGCGTCGCCACCGCCCTCTTCGCGGCCACCGCTGCTGCCCAACAACAACGCGACTCCACCGCCCACCGAGGCCGACAGCTCCCCACCGTTGAGGTCATCGGCGCTCCGGCCGCCCTGGTTGGGATTCCTGGGTCCGGGACGCTCGTGTCGGCCGGCTTGCTCAAGGCCATCAACCCCCGAGATGCCGGCCAGGCGCTCCGGGTGGTGCCCGGTCTGTTGGTTCGGGATGAGGAGGGCCTCGGGTTGCGGCCCAACATCGGCATCAGAGGCCTCAACCCGACTCGATCGGCCAAGGTGCTGCTGCTCGAGGACGGTATCCCGTTCACGATTGCGCCCTACGGCGACAACGCCACCTACTATCATCCGCCGATCGAGCGGTTCGACCGGATCGAAGTGCTCAAGGGTAGCGGCCAGATCCGGTACGGACCACAGACCATCGGCGGGGTCATCAACTACCTCACCCCGGCGCTCTCCCGAGAGTGGAAGGGGCTAATAACGACCACCATCGGCAACCGCGAGTATCTCAACCTCGCGGGCCGGGCTCAGGGGAGGGTTGGAGCCGCAGCGGTGGCCCTCCACGGACTGCGGAAAAGCGGGGCGGGTTCCGGCGACAACATTGGGTCGCGGCTCACCGACCTTAGCGCCAAGGTCGCGCTCCCCCTCGGTGCCAATCAATCGCTCACCTGGCGTGCCGACTACTACGCGGAGCGATCCCAGGTGACCTACTCCGGCCTCACCGAAGCGGAGTTCGCCGCGAACCCGCGCCAGAACCCGTTCGGCAACGACTCCATGTTCCTGGACCGATGGGCCACCGACCTGACCCACCGCCTGGCGATCGGCGACCGGATCAGCCTCTCGACCACCGCCTACGCCTACCTGGTCTCGCGCGATTGGTGGCGCCAATCCAGCAACTCGGGCCAGCGGCCCAACGACGCGGCCGATCCCCGCTGCGGCGGGCTCGCCAACCTCTCGACGACCTGCGGCAACGAAGGCCGGCTTCGCGATTACCACGTGGGGGCGGTTGAGCCCCGGCTCAAAGCCCAATACCACCTCGGTCCGATCCCTGTTGTGGCCGAGCTCGGCGTCCGGCTCCACGCCGAACAACAGATTCGCCGCCAGGTCAATGGCGGGTCGCCTAACGCGCGTCAACCGGGACCCGCTGGCGATCCCAATGCCGGCCTCAAGGAAGACAACCTCCGGAGCAATCTCGCCCTCTCGGCCTACCTGCAGCATCAATTCCAGTTCGGGCGGGTCGGCCTCACTCCGGGCCTTCGGTTCGAGCAGGTGCGTTTCCGGAGAGCCAATCGGCTGGTCGGTCCCGCCCTGGCCGACACGGCCATCGGCAAAACCTCACTCACGACCACCATCCCGGGTATCGGGGTGACCTGGCTTCCGGACGATCGCCTGACGTTGTTTGCCGGGGTCCATCGCGGTTTCTCGCCGCCCCGAACCGAGGATATTCTCGACAACTCCGGCCAGACGGTCGACATCGACACTGAATCAAGCTGGAACTACGAGCTCGGTGTGCGGGCTAGACTCGGAGAGGCCGGGGCGTTCGAAGCCACCTATTTCCGGATGGATTTCAGCAACCAGGTCGTGCCATCGAGCGTCGCGGGCGGAGCCGGGGCCGCGCTCACCAGTGCCGGCGCCACCCGCCACGCGGGACTCGAGTTCGCCGTCAACGTCAACCTCTCCCCGATTGCCCGCACCAGGACGCCGATCGACCTCGGTGCGACCTACACGTACCTAGCGACCGCCCGTTATCACGGTCCCCGGTTCGTGTTCGTCGGCAACACCGCGAGCGACGGGATAGGAAGGGTCTTTGTCGGCCAAAATGCCGCCCAGACTCGCGACCGGGTCCCCGTGACCGGCAACCGCCTTCCCTATGCCGCCACCCATCTCGCTTCCGCCTGGGGATCGATTGAGCCTCGGGGTGGGACCCGGGTTCGGGGTGACGTGATCATCACCAGCGCCATGTTCGCCGATCCCCTCAATACCACCGTGCTGAGTCCGGATGGGCAGCAGGGGCCCCTCGCCCGATCGACAATCTGGAACCTCGGCCTCTGGCAGGAGATCCCGGCGATCGGGGTGGAACTCTCGGTGGCGATCAAGAATCTCTTCGACCGGCTTTACGTCGTCGACCGAAGCCGCGGACTCCTGCCGGGACCGGCGCGGACCGTGACTCTTGGCGTCTCCCGGGCGTTCTAG